One genomic window of Meles meles chromosome 3, mMelMel3.1 paternal haplotype, whole genome shotgun sequence includes the following:
- the GRAMD2B gene encoding GRAM domain-containing protein 2B isoform X1 codes for MWKRQQSLSTKRSIQQTFQAQLISYKSLFQWREMRRKDPDQQFSEAENGVEEKKKICKSSTVQSPTPSIEAESPDQKRILSLRSKSSFDGASLASDKNDCKAESKNESKMDRKKYSSSSQYKANMHFHKLFLDVPTEEPLRQSFTCALQKEILYQGKLFVSENWICFHSKVFGKDTKISIPAFSVTLIKKTKTALLVPNALIIATVTDRYIFVSFLSRDSTYKLLKSVCGHLDNTSVGNSPNPSSLENSFRADRPSSLPLDFNDEFSDLDGVVRQRRQDMEGYSSSGSQTPESENSRDFHVTESQTVLNVSKGETKPTRADAHVNRVPEGKAKSLPVHGQSETNGVLHKFKSQTCTTLHHILIFYAIVVCALIISTFYMRYRINTLEERLGSLTSIVDTHHQEQTAPSGLGSQVQLNVEVLCQELTANIMKLEKEEGGQEDWHRRTGPELNLTNISAPLLPVHPALQRPSTARGTDSRCSHSWPPSFYFQVSVFGGTSLLLFPDTKQPPEAA; via the exons cTCAGAGGCTGAGAATGGtgtggaggagaaaaagaagatctGCAAGTCGTCAACAGTCCAGTCCCCAACCCCGTCCATTGAGGCCGAGTCCCCAGACCAGAAGAGAATCCTCTCCTTGCG GTCCAAATCCAGTTTTGACGGTGCCTCTTTAGCAAGCGACAAGAACGACTGTAAAgcagaaagcaaaaatgaatctAAGATGGACAGGAAAAAGTATTCGTCTTCCAGCCAG TACAAGGCCAATATGCACTTCCACAAGTTGTTCCTTGATGTCCCGACTGAGGAACCACTGAGGCAAA GTTTTACCTGTGCGCTGCAGAAAGAGATATTATACCAGGGGAAGCTCTTTGTATCAGAAAACTGGATTTGTTTTCATTCCAAGGTCTTTGGAAAAGACACTAAG ATCTCTATTCCGGCGTTCTCAGTCACCCtcataaagaaaaccaaaactgccCTCCTCGTGCCAAATGCCTTAATTATAGCAACAGTCACAGACCGG tacATATTTGTCTCCTTTCTCTCCAGAGATTCTACTTACAAGCTACTAAAATCTGTGTGTGGACACTTAGAC AATACGAGTGTCGGGAATAGTCCCAACCCGTCTTCTCTTGAAAACAGTTTCCGGGCAGACCGCCCTTCATCTCTGCCTCTG GATTTCAACGATGAATTCTCAGATCTGGATGGAGTGGTTCGACAGAGAAGGCAAGACATGGAAGGATACAGCAGCTCTGGTTCTCAGACTCCTGAATCTGAGAACTCTCGAG ATTTCCATGTGACAGAATCCCAGACAGTTCTGAACGTCTCCAAGggagaaacaaaaccaacccgGGCAGATGCCCATGTGAATAGAGTGCCTGAAGGAAAAGCCAAGAGTCTCCCTGTACATG GTCAGTCAGAAACCAATGGAGTCCTACACAAATTCAAGTCTCAGACATGTACGACTCTCCACCATATTCTTATATTTTACGCAATTGT TGTCTGTGCACTAATCATCTCGACCTTCTACATGAGATACAGAATTAATACTCTGGAGGAGAGGCTGGGGTCACTAACCTCCATCGTGGACACTCATCACCAGGA ACAGACAGCACCATCCGGCCTGGGGTCACAAGTACAATTAAATGTGGAGGTCCTCTGCCAAGAGCTGACGGCCAACATAATGAAATTAGAAAAG GAGGAGGGTGGACAGGAAGATTGGCACAGGAGAACCGGCCCAGAATTAAACCTAACTAACATTTCTGCACCTCTCCTTCCG GTCCACCCCGCTCTGCAGAGGCCGTCCACAGCAAGGGGCACAGATTCAAGGTGCAGTCACAGCTGGCCCCCCAGCTTTTACTTCCAGGTTTCTGTCTTTGGAG GAACTTCTCTCTTGTTATTTCCAGATACAAAACAACCTCCAGAAGCTGCTTGA
- the GRAMD2B gene encoding GRAM domain-containing protein 2B isoform X6 produces MWKRQQSLSTKRSIQQTFQAQLISYKSLFQWREMRRKDPDQQFSEAENGVEEKKKICKSSTVQSPTPSIEAESPDQKRILSLRSKSSFDGASLASDKNDCKAESKNESKMDRKKYSSSSQYKANMHFHKLFLDVPTEEPLRQSFTCALQKEILYQGKLFVSENWICFHSKVFGKDTKISIPAFSVTLIKKTKTALLVPNALIIATVTDRYIFVSFLSRDSTYKLLKSVCGHLDNTSVGNSPNPSSLENSFRADRPSSLPLDFNDEFSDLDGVVRQRRQDMEGYSSSGSQTPESENSRGQSETNGVLHKFKSQTCTTLHHILIFYAIVVCALIISTFYMRYRINTLEERLGSLTSIVDTHHQEQTAPSGLGSQVQLNVEVLCQELTANIMKLEKEEGGQEDWHRRTGPELNLTNISAPLLPVHPALQRPSTARGTDSRCSHSWPPSFYFQVSVFGGTSLLLFPDTKQPPEAA; encoded by the exons cTCAGAGGCTGAGAATGGtgtggaggagaaaaagaagatctGCAAGTCGTCAACAGTCCAGTCCCCAACCCCGTCCATTGAGGCCGAGTCCCCAGACCAGAAGAGAATCCTCTCCTTGCG GTCCAAATCCAGTTTTGACGGTGCCTCTTTAGCAAGCGACAAGAACGACTGTAAAgcagaaagcaaaaatgaatctAAGATGGACAGGAAAAAGTATTCGTCTTCCAGCCAG TACAAGGCCAATATGCACTTCCACAAGTTGTTCCTTGATGTCCCGACTGAGGAACCACTGAGGCAAA GTTTTACCTGTGCGCTGCAGAAAGAGATATTATACCAGGGGAAGCTCTTTGTATCAGAAAACTGGATTTGTTTTCATTCCAAGGTCTTTGGAAAAGACACTAAG ATCTCTATTCCGGCGTTCTCAGTCACCCtcataaagaaaaccaaaactgccCTCCTCGTGCCAAATGCCTTAATTATAGCAACAGTCACAGACCGG tacATATTTGTCTCCTTTCTCTCCAGAGATTCTACTTACAAGCTACTAAAATCTGTGTGTGGACACTTAGAC AATACGAGTGTCGGGAATAGTCCCAACCCGTCTTCTCTTGAAAACAGTTTCCGGGCAGACCGCCCTTCATCTCTGCCTCTG GATTTCAACGATGAATTCTCAGATCTGGATGGAGTGGTTCGACAGAGAAGGCAAGACATGGAAGGATACAGCAGCTCTGGTTCTCAGACTCCTGAATCTGAGAACTCTCGAG GTCAGTCAGAAACCAATGGAGTCCTACACAAATTCAAGTCTCAGACATGTACGACTCTCCACCATATTCTTATATTTTACGCAATTGT TGTCTGTGCACTAATCATCTCGACCTTCTACATGAGATACAGAATTAATACTCTGGAGGAGAGGCTGGGGTCACTAACCTCCATCGTGGACACTCATCACCAGGA ACAGACAGCACCATCCGGCCTGGGGTCACAAGTACAATTAAATGTGGAGGTCCTCTGCCAAGAGCTGACGGCCAACATAATGAAATTAGAAAAG GAGGAGGGTGGACAGGAAGATTGGCACAGGAGAACCGGCCCAGAATTAAACCTAACTAACATTTCTGCACCTCTCCTTCCG GTCCACCCCGCTCTGCAGAGGCCGTCCACAGCAAGGGGCACAGATTCAAGGTGCAGTCACAGCTGGCCCCCCAGCTTTTACTTCCAGGTTTCTGTCTTTGGAG GAACTTCTCTCTTGTTATTTCCAGATACAAAACAACCTCCAGAAGCTGCTTGA
- the GRAMD2B gene encoding GRAM domain-containing protein 2B isoform X5, which yields MWKRQQSLSTKRSIQQTFQAQLISYKSLFQWREMRRKDPDQQFSEAENGVEEKKKICKSSTVQSPTPSIEAESPDQKRILSLRSKSSFDGASLASDKNDCKAESKNESKMDRKKYSSSSQYKANMHFHKLFLDVPTEEPLRQSFTCALQKEILYQGKLFVSENWICFHSKVFGKDTKISIPAFSVTLIKKTKTALLVPNALIIATVTDRYIFVSFLSRDSTYKLLKSVCGHLDNTSVGNSPNPSSLENSFRADRPSSLPLDFNDEFSDLDGVVRQRRQDMEGYSSSGSQTPESENSRDFHVTESQTVLNVSKGETKPTRADAHVNRVPEGKAKSLPVHGQSETNGVLHKFKSQTCTTLHHILIFYAIVVCALIISTFYMRYRINTLEERLGSLTSIVDTHHQEQTAPSGLGSQVQLNVEVLCQELTANIMKLEKEEGGQEDWHRRTGPELNLTNISAPLLPIQNNLQKLLENGD from the exons cTCAGAGGCTGAGAATGGtgtggaggagaaaaagaagatctGCAAGTCGTCAACAGTCCAGTCCCCAACCCCGTCCATTGAGGCCGAGTCCCCAGACCAGAAGAGAATCCTCTCCTTGCG GTCCAAATCCAGTTTTGACGGTGCCTCTTTAGCAAGCGACAAGAACGACTGTAAAgcagaaagcaaaaatgaatctAAGATGGACAGGAAAAAGTATTCGTCTTCCAGCCAG TACAAGGCCAATATGCACTTCCACAAGTTGTTCCTTGATGTCCCGACTGAGGAACCACTGAGGCAAA GTTTTACCTGTGCGCTGCAGAAAGAGATATTATACCAGGGGAAGCTCTTTGTATCAGAAAACTGGATTTGTTTTCATTCCAAGGTCTTTGGAAAAGACACTAAG ATCTCTATTCCGGCGTTCTCAGTCACCCtcataaagaaaaccaaaactgccCTCCTCGTGCCAAATGCCTTAATTATAGCAACAGTCACAGACCGG tacATATTTGTCTCCTTTCTCTCCAGAGATTCTACTTACAAGCTACTAAAATCTGTGTGTGGACACTTAGAC AATACGAGTGTCGGGAATAGTCCCAACCCGTCTTCTCTTGAAAACAGTTTCCGGGCAGACCGCCCTTCATCTCTGCCTCTG GATTTCAACGATGAATTCTCAGATCTGGATGGAGTGGTTCGACAGAGAAGGCAAGACATGGAAGGATACAGCAGCTCTGGTTCTCAGACTCCTGAATCTGAGAACTCTCGAG ATTTCCATGTGACAGAATCCCAGACAGTTCTGAACGTCTCCAAGggagaaacaaaaccaacccgGGCAGATGCCCATGTGAATAGAGTGCCTGAAGGAAAAGCCAAGAGTCTCCCTGTACATG GTCAGTCAGAAACCAATGGAGTCCTACACAAATTCAAGTCTCAGACATGTACGACTCTCCACCATATTCTTATATTTTACGCAATTGT TGTCTGTGCACTAATCATCTCGACCTTCTACATGAGATACAGAATTAATACTCTGGAGGAGAGGCTGGGGTCACTAACCTCCATCGTGGACACTCATCACCAGGA ACAGACAGCACCATCCGGCCTGGGGTCACAAGTACAATTAAATGTGGAGGTCCTCTGCCAAGAGCTGACGGCCAACATAATGAAATTAGAAAAG GAGGAGGGTGGACAGGAAGATTGGCACAGGAGAACCGGCCCAGAATTAAACCTAACTAACATTTCTGCACCTCTCCTTCCG ATACAAAACAACCTCCAGAAGCTGCTTGAGAATGGTGACTGA